A single genomic interval of Streptomyces sp. BA2 harbors:
- the mctP gene encoding monocarboxylate uptake permease MctP, translated as MNELAADTGGVNGIALAVFIFFFAAVTAMGFLAARWRKAETESLDEWGLGGRSFGTWVTWFLLGGDLYTAYTFVAVPAAVYAAGAAGFFAVPYTILVYPLIFTFLPRLWSVSHKHGYVTTSDFVRGRFGSKGLSLAVAVTGILATMPYIALQLVGIQAVLDVMGIGGGPDTNWFIKDLPLLIAFAVLAAYTYSSGLRAPALIAFVKDGLIYLVIAVAIIYIPIKLGGFDEIFQAANEKFSSANEAAGKPVAGLAPGHAGQWTYATLALGSALALFMYPHSITATLSSKSRNVIRRNTTILPLYSLMLGLLALLGFMAIAAGVKVENGQLAIPQLFENMFPDWFTGVAFAAIGIGALVPAAIMSIAAANLFTRNIYKDFIKPDATPAQETKVSKLVSLLVKVGALAFVLTMDKTVAINFQLLGGIWILQTMPALVGGLFTRWFHRWALLAGWAVGMIYGTVAAYGVASPTQKHFGGSSDEIPGIGEIGYIGLTAFVLNVVVTVVMTFVLRAMKAPDGIDETSPGDYTADAGDPGVTEELPPATVGAPGGH; from the coding sequence ATGAACGAGCTCGCAGCGGACACGGGCGGCGTCAACGGCATCGCCCTCGCCGTCTTCATCTTCTTCTTCGCCGCCGTCACGGCGATGGGCTTTTTGGCCGCGCGCTGGCGCAAGGCCGAGACCGAGAGCCTGGACGAATGGGGCCTGGGCGGACGGTCGTTCGGCACCTGGGTCACGTGGTTCCTGCTCGGCGGCGACCTCTACACGGCGTACACGTTCGTCGCCGTCCCGGCGGCGGTCTACGCGGCGGGCGCGGCCGGCTTCTTCGCGGTGCCGTACACGATCCTCGTCTACCCGCTGATCTTCACCTTCCTGCCGCGCCTGTGGTCCGTGTCGCACAAGCACGGTTACGTGACCACCTCGGACTTCGTGCGCGGGCGCTTCGGCTCGAAGGGCCTCTCGCTGGCCGTCGCGGTCACCGGCATCCTCGCCACGATGCCGTACATCGCGCTCCAGTTGGTCGGCATCCAGGCCGTGCTCGACGTCATGGGCATCGGCGGCGGGCCCGACACGAACTGGTTCATCAAGGACCTGCCGCTCCTGATCGCGTTCGCGGTGCTCGCCGCGTACACGTACTCGTCGGGTCTGCGTGCTCCCGCGCTGATCGCGTTCGTGAAGGACGGCCTGATCTACCTCGTCATCGCCGTCGCGATCATCTACATCCCGATCAAGCTCGGCGGCTTCGACGAGATCTTCCAGGCGGCGAACGAGAAGTTCTCGTCGGCGAACGAGGCCGCGGGCAAGCCCGTCGCGGGCCTCGCACCGGGCCATGCCGGGCAGTGGACCTACGCCACGCTCGCGCTCGGCTCCGCGCTCGCGCTGTTCATGTACCCGCACTCGATCACGGCGACGCTCTCCTCCAAGAGCCGCAACGTGATCCGCCGCAACACCACGATCCTGCCGCTCTACTCCCTGATGCTCGGCCTGCTCGCGCTGCTCGGGTTCATGGCGATCGCGGCCGGGGTCAAGGTGGAGAACGGGCAGCTGGCGATCCCGCAGCTGTTCGAGAACATGTTCCCCGACTGGTTCACGGGCGTCGCGTTCGCGGCGATCGGCATCGGCGCGCTCGTCCCGGCGGCGATCATGTCGATCGCGGCAGCGAACCTCTTCACCAGGAACATCTACAAGGACTTCATCAAGCCGGACGCGACACCCGCGCAGGAGACCAAGGTCTCCAAGCTGGTCTCGCTCCTGGTGAAGGTGGGCGCGCTCGCCTTCGTCCTCACCATGGACAAGACGGTCGCGATCAACTTCCAGCTCCTGGGCGGCATCTGGATCCTGCAGACCATGCCCGCACTGGTCGGCGGCCTGTTCACGCGGTGGTTCCACCGCTGGGCGCTGCTCGCGGGCTGGGCGGTCGGCATGATCTACGGAACGGTCGCCGCGTACGGCGTCGCGTCGCCGACGCAGAAGCACTTCGGCGGCTCGTCCGACGAGATCCCCGGCATCGGCGAGATCGGCTACATCGGGCTCACGGCGTTCGTCCTGAACGTGGTGGTCACCGTGGTCATGACCTTCGTCCTGCGCGCCATGAAGGCCCCTGACGGCATCGACGAGACGTCTCCCGGCGACTACACGGCGGACGCGGGCGACCCCGGCGTCACGGAGGAGCTGCCGCCGGCCACGGTGGGGGCACCGGGCGGTCACTGA
- a CDS encoding ribonucleoside-diphosphate reductase subunit alpha — protein sequence MTIAPAEPASAQTTDESRIADGPGTALLRTLTDLTADLPDADPGRVAAAALRGRSAKADVAELRDLATEAAAGLISEDPTYSQLAARLLSLSIRDEAASQGVRSFSDSVAVGHREGLIADRTAAFVTDHAERLDELVQAALDDGADFRFGYFGLRTLHSRYLLRHPITRHVIETPQHFMLRVASGLAEDGSQRSVDEVASLYRLMSRLDYLPSSPTLFNSGTRHPQMSSCYLLDSPLDELDSIYDRYHQVARLSKHAGGIGLSYSRIRARGSLIRGTNGHSNGIVPFLKTLDASVAAVNQGGRRKGAAAVYLETWHSDIEEFLELRDNTGEDARRTHNLNLAHWIPDEFMRRVAASQDWSLFSPADVPELVDLWGDEFDAAYRKAEAAGLARKTIPARDLYGRMMRTLAQTGNGWMTFKDAANRTANQTAEPGHTVHSSNLCTEILEVTDDGETAVCNLGSVNLGAFVDTAAGDIDWERLDETVRTAVTFLDRVVDINFYPTEQAGRSNARWRPVGLGAMGLQDVFFQLKLPFDSPAARALSTRIAERIMLAAYEASADLAERNGPLPAWEKTRTARGVLHPDHYGVELTWPERWAALRERIAATGMRNSLLLAIAPTATIASIAGVYECIEPQVSNLFKRETLSGEFLQVNAYLVQELKRLGVWDAQTREALREANGSVQGFSWIPAEVRELYRTAWEIPQRGLIDMAAARTPFLDQAQSLNLFLETPTIGKLSSMYAYAWQQGLKTTYYLRSRPATRIARAAAGRSESAEPAPTPGPSPVPAQATAEEAVACSLENPESCEACQ from the coding sequence GTGACCATCGCGCCAGCCGAACCTGCGTCAGCGCAGACCACCGACGAGTCGCGGATCGCCGACGGCCCAGGAACCGCGCTGCTGCGTACCCTGACCGACCTCACCGCCGACCTCCCCGACGCCGACCCCGGCCGGGTCGCCGCCGCGGCGCTGAGGGGCCGTTCGGCCAAGGCCGACGTGGCGGAGCTGCGGGATCTCGCGACCGAGGCGGCCGCCGGGCTCATCTCCGAGGACCCGACCTACTCGCAGCTCGCGGCCAGGCTCCTCAGCCTCAGCATCCGTGACGAGGCCGCGTCGCAGGGCGTGCGCAGCTTCTCCGACTCGGTTGCCGTCGGCCACCGCGAGGGGCTGATCGCGGACCGTACCGCCGCGTTCGTCACCGACCACGCGGAGCGCCTGGACGAGCTCGTGCAGGCCGCCCTCGACGACGGCGCCGACTTCCGCTTCGGCTACTTCGGCCTGCGCACCCTGCACAGCCGCTATCTGCTTCGCCACCCGATCACCCGGCACGTCATCGAGACCCCGCAGCACTTCATGCTGCGCGTCGCGAGCGGCCTCGCCGAAGACGGCAGCCAGCGTTCGGTGGACGAAGTCGCCTCCCTGTACCGCCTGATGAGCCGCCTGGACTACCTGCCGTCATCGCCGACGCTCTTCAACTCCGGCACCCGCCACCCGCAGATGTCCTCCTGCTACCTCCTCGACTCCCCGCTGGACGAGCTGGACTCCATCTACGACCGCTACCACCAGGTCGCGCGCCTCTCCAAGCACGCGGGCGGCATCGGCCTCTCGTACTCCCGCATCCGCGCCCGCGGTTCGCTGATCCGCGGCACGAACGGTCACTCCAACGGCATCGTGCCGTTCCTGAAGACGCTGGACGCCTCCGTCGCCGCCGTGAACCAGGGCGGGCGCCGCAAGGGTGCCGCCGCGGTCTACCTGGAGACGTGGCACTCCGACATCGAGGAGTTCCTGGAGCTGCGCGACAACACGGGTGAGGACGCGCGCCGCACGCACAACCTCAACCTCGCGCACTGGATCCCGGACGAGTTCATGCGCCGGGTCGCAGCCAGCCAGGACTGGTCGCTGTTCTCGCCGGCCGACGTGCCGGAGCTCGTCGATCTGTGGGGCGACGAGTTCGACGCGGCCTACCGCAAGGCCGAGGCCGCCGGGCTCGCCCGCAAGACCATCCCGGCCCGCGACCTGTACGGCCGCATGATGCGCACCCTGGCGCAGACCGGCAACGGCTGGATGACCTTCAAGGACGCCGCCAACCGCACCGCCAACCAGACGGCGGAGCCCGGCCACACCGTCCACTCCTCCAACCTCTGCACGGAGATCCTGGAGGTGACGGACGACGGCGAGACGGCCGTCTGCAACCTGGGTTCGGTGAACCTCGGCGCCTTCGTGGACACGGCTGCCGGTGACATCGACTGGGAGCGGCTCGACGAGACCGTCCGCACCGCGGTCACCTTCCTCGACCGCGTCGTCGACATCAACTTCTACCCGACCGAGCAGGCAGGCCGCTCCAACGCCAGGTGGCGCCCGGTGGGCCTGGGCGCGATGGGTCTGCAGGACGTCTTCTTCCAGCTGAAGCTGCCGTTCGACTCGCCCGCCGCGCGCGCCCTCTCGACGCGCATCGCCGAGCGGATCATGCTCGCCGCGTACGAGGCATCCGCCGACCTCGCCGAGCGCAACGGCCCGCTGCCCGCCTGGGAGAAGACCCGCACCGCGCGCGGCGTCCTGCACCCCGACCACTACGGCGTCGAGCTGACCTGGCCGGAGCGCTGGGCCGCGCTGCGGGAACGCATCGCCGCGACCGGCATGCGCAACTCGCTGCTTCTCGCGATCGCGCCGACCGCCACGATCGCGTCCATCGCGGGCGTGTACGAGTGCATCGAGCCGCAGGTCTCCAACCTCTTCAAGCGCGAGACGCTGAGTGGTGAATTCCTCCAGGTCAACGCCTACTTGGTGCAGGAGCTCAAACGGCTCGGCGTCTGGGACGCCCAGACCCGCGAGGCGCTGCGCGAGGCCAACGGCTCGGTGCAGGGCTTCAGTTGGATCCCGGCCGAGGTGCGCGAGCTCTACCGCACCGCGTGGGAGATCCCGCAGCGCGGCCTGATCGACATGGCCGCCGCGCGCACGCCGTTCCTGGACCAGGCGCAGTCCCTGAACCTGTTCCTGGAGACGCCGACCATCGGCAAGCTCTCCTCGATGTACGCCTACGCCTGGCAGCAGGGTCTGAAGACCACGTACTACCTGCGCTCGCGCCCGGCGACCCGCATCGCCCGCGCGGCGGCGGGCCGGAGCGAATCCGCCGAGCCCGCCCCCACCCCCGGCCCCTCCCCTGTACCTGCCCAGGCCACGGCCGAAGAAGCCGTCGCCTGCTCCCTGGAAAACCCCGAGTCCTGCGAGGCCTGCCAGTAA
- a CDS encoding ribonucleotide-diphosphate reductase subunit beta produces MSSTTNAEKNLLDPGFELTLRPMRYPDFYERYRDAIKNTWTVEEVDLHSDVADLAKLSPGEQHMIGRLVAFFATGDSIVSNNLVLTLYKHINSPEARLYLSRQLFEEAVHVQFYLTLLDTYLPDPDDRAAAFDAVEEIPSIREKAEFCFRWMDSVEKMDRLESKSDRRRFLLNLICFAACIEGLFFYGAFAYVYWFRSRGLLHGLATGTNWVFRDETMHMSFAFDVVDTVRKEEPELFDDALRTQVTDMLKEAVEAELQFARDLCGEGLPGMNTDSMREYLQCVADQRLQRLGFAPVYGSSNPFSFMELQGVQELTNFFERRPSAYQVAVEGSVSFDDEF; encoded by the coding sequence ATGAGCTCCACCACCAACGCCGAGAAGAACCTCCTCGACCCGGGCTTCGAGCTGACCCTGCGCCCCATGCGCTACCCCGACTTCTACGAGCGCTACCGGGACGCGATCAAGAACACCTGGACCGTGGAGGAGGTCGACCTCCACTCGGACGTCGCCGACCTCGCCAAGCTCTCGCCCGGCGAGCAGCACATGATCGGCCGCCTGGTCGCGTTCTTCGCGACCGGCGACTCGATCGTCTCCAACAACCTCGTGCTCACGCTCTACAAGCACATCAACTCCCCCGAGGCACGGCTCTACTTGAGCCGCCAGCTCTTCGAGGAGGCCGTGCACGTCCAGTTCTACTTGACGCTGCTCGACACCTATCTGCCGGACCCGGACGACCGCGCCGCCGCCTTCGACGCGGTCGAGGAGATCCCCTCCATCCGCGAGAAGGCCGAGTTCTGCTTCCGGTGGATGGACTCCGTCGAGAAGATGGACCGTCTTGAGAGCAAGTCCGACCGGCGCCGCTTCCTGCTGAACCTGATCTGCTTCGCCGCGTGCATCGAGGGCCTCTTCTTCTACGGTGCCTTCGCCTACGTCTATTGGTTCCGCTCGCGCGGTCTGCTGCACGGCCTCGCCACCGGCACCAACTGGGTGTTCCGCGACGAGACGATGCACATGAGCTTCGCCTTCGACGTCGTCGACACCGTCCGCAAGGAGGAGCCGGAGCTCTTCGACGACGCGCTGCGGACGCAGGTCACGGACATGCTCAAGGAGGCCGTCGAGGCCGAGCTGCAGTTCGCGCGCGACCTGTGCGGTGAGGGCCTGCCCGGCATGAACACCGACTCCATGCGCGAGTACCTGCAGTGCGTCGCCGACCAGCGGCTCCAGCGGCTCGGCTTCGCGCCGGTCTACGGCTCCTCAAACCCGTTCTCGTTCATGGAGCTCCAGGGTGTCCAGGAGCTGACCAACTTCTTCGAGCGGCGGCCTTCCGCCTACCAGGTCGCGGTCGAGGGCTCGGTCTCCTTCGACGACGAGTTCTAG
- a CDS encoding helix-turn-helix domain-containing protein, translating into MLNNVAVVLLDGVNPFELGVVCEVFGLDRSDEGLPVYDFAVVAAESGSLSNHAGFSITTPYGLDRLEEADLIAVPAGQSFVARDYPEELLAALRRGVDRGARILSVCSGVFVLGAAGLLDGRRCAVHWQHSTELAVRYPRARVEPDVLYVDEGPVVTSAGTAAGIDACLHIVRQEHGTEVANAIARRMVVPPHRDGGQAQFVTRPLPRSACDTVGGVLAWMERHLDEEITVERLAERAHMSPRTFARRFQQETGTTPYRWLLRQRVLLAQELLEGSDETVDAIAGRAGFGNAAAMRHQFLRALGTTPNAYRRTFRGPAVSAARPGEPASSAVA; encoded by the coding sequence ATGCTGAACAACGTGGCCGTCGTGCTGCTCGACGGCGTGAATCCCTTCGAACTCGGCGTCGTCTGCGAGGTGTTCGGCCTCGACCGGAGCGACGAGGGTCTTCCCGTGTACGACTTCGCGGTGGTCGCCGCGGAGAGCGGGTCCCTGAGCAATCACGCCGGGTTCTCGATCACCACTCCGTACGGCCTCGACCGGCTCGAAGAAGCCGACCTCATCGCCGTCCCCGCGGGCCAGTCGTTCGTGGCCCGCGACTATCCCGAGGAGCTGCTCGCCGCCCTGCGCCGCGGGGTGGACCGCGGGGCCCGCATCCTCTCCGTCTGCTCCGGCGTCTTCGTGCTCGGCGCCGCGGGGCTGCTCGACGGGCGCCGCTGCGCCGTGCACTGGCAGCACTCCACGGAGCTCGCGGTGCGTTATCCGCGCGCCCGGGTCGAACCCGACGTCCTGTACGTGGACGAGGGCCCGGTCGTGACGTCGGCGGGCACCGCCGCCGGGATCGACGCCTGCCTGCACATCGTGCGCCAGGAGCACGGGACCGAGGTCGCCAACGCCATCGCCCGGCGCATGGTCGTACCGCCCCATCGCGACGGCGGGCAGGCCCAGTTCGTGACGCGCCCGCTGCCGCGATCGGCATGCGACACCGTGGGCGGGGTACTCGCCTGGATGGAGCGCCATCTGGACGAGGAGATCACCGTCGAGCGGCTCGCCGAGCGTGCGCACATGTCGCCGCGCACCTTCGCGCGCCGCTTCCAGCAGGAGACCGGCACCACGCCCTACCGCTGGCTCCTGCGCCAACGCGTGCTGCTTGCCCAGGAGTTGCTCGAAGGCTCGGACGAGACAGTGGACGCCATCGCCGGGCGTGCCGGTTTCGGCAACGCCGCAGCGATGCGCCACCAGTTCCTGCGGGCGCTCGGCACCACGCCGAACGCCTACCGCCGCACCTTCCGCGGCCCGGCCGTCAGCGCCGCTCGGCCCGGAGAACCAGCTTCTTCGGCTGTAGCGTGA
- a CDS encoding type II toxin-antitoxin system PemK/MazF family toxin, with protein sequence MRGDVYRLRARKDAAGHEQRGTRFAVVLQTEALHTSTLIVAPTSTSARPGLLHPKLDADGTATVVLVEQMAAVDPDRLGDWFGRVDPQEWDDVERAVKLVLGLL encoded by the coding sequence GTGCGTGGTGACGTCTACCGGCTGCGTGCCCGCAAGGATGCCGCCGGTCATGAGCAGCGGGGTACACGCTTCGCAGTGGTCCTGCAGACCGAAGCTCTCCATACATCCACGCTGATCGTGGCGCCGACATCGACGAGCGCTCGACCGGGCCTACTGCACCCGAAGCTGGACGCGGACGGCACTGCGACGGTGGTCCTCGTCGAGCAGATGGCCGCCGTGGACCCTGACCGGCTCGGCGATTGGTTCGGCCGCGTCGATCCGCAGGAGTGGGATGACGTCGAGCGAGCGGTGAAGCTGGTGCTGGGCCTCCTTTGA
- a CDS encoding bifunctional albaflavenone monooxygenase/terpene synthase — MSVESAIPATMTPPLVSGGAPLIGHAWNLVRDPLGFLAALRDHGDLVRIRLGPKTAYAVCDPVLVGQLLRSPDYVVGGPLWDTLEVLLGKGVATSNGKLHRRQRRMMQPAFRRERVAGYAKVMEEEARMAAARWRPGDTVDINAEMFRTAVRVVSRSLLEVDAISEKADRIAESLHTVFEGLYRRMVLSVGPLYRVPTQGNRRFQNALADLHALVDEIVAEGRAAGADQDDLLAEMLRARDESGQPLSDQEVHDHVISLVVAGAENIASTLAWTFHLLAQHPEQERRLVEEVNAVAPDREITFADLGDLPHTRNVVTEAMRIQPAAWIFTRRSVGETNLGGYRIPAGADIVYSVYAMQRDPRSFEQHLEFDPDRWSPERAGDIPEFAMMPFGTGNRKCPGDHFSLVELAIILATVAPKWHLAPVAETDADTKIGITLQPKKLVLRAERR, encoded by the coding sequence ATGAGCGTCGAATCCGCGATACCCGCGACAATGACTCCACCGCTCGTCAGCGGTGGTGCCCCGCTCATCGGTCACGCCTGGAACCTGGTGCGCGACCCCCTCGGCTTCCTCGCCGCGCTGCGGGATCATGGTGATCTCGTACGCATAAGGCTGGGACCCAAGACCGCGTACGCGGTCTGCGACCCCGTGTTGGTCGGGCAGCTCCTGAGGAGCCCCGACTACGTCGTCGGAGGGCCGCTCTGGGACACCCTGGAAGTGCTCCTCGGCAAGGGCGTGGCGACCAGCAACGGAAAGCTGCACCGGCGTCAACGGCGCATGATGCAGCCCGCGTTCAGGCGCGAGCGGGTCGCCGGCTACGCCAAGGTGATGGAGGAGGAGGCCCGCATGGCGGCCGCGCGCTGGCGGCCGGGCGACACGGTCGACATCAACGCGGAGATGTTCCGCACCGCCGTGCGCGTCGTGTCCCGCTCGCTCCTGGAGGTCGACGCGATCAGCGAGAAGGCGGACCGCATCGCCGAATCGCTGCACACCGTCTTCGAGGGTCTCTACCGCAGGATGGTTCTCTCGGTCGGGCCGCTGTACCGCGTGCCGACCCAGGGCAACCGCCGCTTCCAGAACGCGCTCGCCGATCTGCACGCACTGGTCGACGAGATCGTCGCCGAAGGCAGGGCGGCGGGTGCGGATCAGGACGATCTGCTGGCCGAAATGCTGCGGGCGCGCGATGAATCAGGGCAGCCGCTCAGCGACCAGGAGGTCCACGACCACGTGATCTCCCTTGTCGTGGCGGGCGCCGAGAATATCGCGTCTACCCTGGCGTGGACGTTCCATCTGCTGGCCCAACACCCCGAGCAGGAAAGGCGATTGGTTGAAGAAGTAAATGCCGTGGCACCGGACCGGGAGATCACATTCGCCGACCTCGGGGACCTGCCGCACACCCGGAATGTCGTCACCGAGGCCATGCGTATACAACCGGCCGCCTGGATATTCACCCGCAGGTCGGTTGGAGAGACCAACCTGGGTGGCTACCGTATTCCGGCCGGTGCCGACATCGTCTACAGCGTGTACGCGATGCAGCGCGATCCGCGTTCCTTCGAGCAGCACCTCGAGTTCGACCCGGACCGCTGGAGCCCGGAACGTGCGGGTGACATACCGGAGTTCGCGATGATGCCGTTCGGTACCGGTAACCGCAAGTGCCCTGGCGACCATTTCAGCCTGGTCGAACTGGCCATCATCCTGGCGACGGTGGCCCCGAAGTGGCACCTGGCGCCGGTCGCGGAGACCGACGCCGACACGAAGATCGGGATCACGCTACAGCCGAAGAAGCTGGTTCTCCGGGCCGAGCGGCGCTGA
- a CDS encoding YbdD/YjiX family protein, whose amino-acid sequence MTWVLRGLRWVRWYARELTDESAYDRYVAHTRKTHPGASVPSRREFERMRTDQQESDPRQGFRCC is encoded by the coding sequence ATGACGTGGGTGCTGCGCGGGCTGCGCTGGGTGCGTTGGTACGCACGGGAGTTGACCGACGAGTCCGCGTACGACCGGTATGTCGCGCACACGCGGAAGACGCATCCCGGGGCATCCGTGCCCTCCCGGAGGGAGTTCGAGCGAATGCGGACGGACCAGCAGGAGTCGGACCCCAGACAGGGGTTCCGCTGCTGCTGA
- a CDS encoding DUF3311 domain-containing protein, which yields MSDAPEVSRPVITPVRVVIALCLVAPFVAMLWVSSYAKVEPTFIGIPFFYWYQMLWVLISTLLTMIAYKLWQRDQRARKAEQAQGGATR from the coding sequence GTGTCAGATGCGCCTGAAGTGAGCAGACCGGTGATCACGCCGGTCCGCGTGGTCATTGCCCTCTGTCTCGTCGCGCCGTTCGTGGCGATGCTCTGGGTGAGCTCCTACGCGAAGGTCGAACCGACCTTCATCGGCATCCCGTTCTTCTACTGGTACCAGATGCTGTGGGTGCTCATATCCACGCTTCTCACCATGATCGCGTACAAGCTGTGGCAGCGTGACCAGCGCGCCCGCAAGGCCGAGCAGGCCCAGGGGGGTGCGACCCGATGA